A genomic region of Holosporales bacterium contains the following coding sequences:
- a CDS encoding response regulator, producing MLFFFLLCAIGILVCSIFHDASVAFSTIECALIIPMILIAISWRKNALKRSRGNASIPINQGGLSGNIFDDAPLGVIVINDLKVTAYNKASKKIAGSALAVGKSILAIIAKDKQEDFKTAIYSAAANTVEAATLELPLSSKENGFVVVYFHKFQASGATSVILYVIDSTERRQLEQKVSQSQKMQAVGTLAGGIAHDFNNLLTAIIGYCDLLLARFLPSDQSFNDIMQIKQNSSRAANLIKQLLAFSRQQTLQPTTIDVITQLSELSMLLKRLIGPKISLALNSEANFNGGIQIDKTQFEQVVINLAVNARDAMSDGGTLTITVRNAVLDSAVDGTVEVIPAGQYVLIEVKDTGLGIPREHISHMFEPFFSTKAKGAGTGLGLSTVYGIVKQADGFISVKSQVKEGSAFYLYFPYHQLSQEADSSQAASNKSVFDLTGLGKILLIEDEDAVRLFTSRALRDKGYQVLEASDGVKGLELLKGNPYVRLVISDVIMPVIDGLEFLNQVRGVMKLSVDILFISGYVEEAFRTRLTHESKAHFLQKPFGIQELAAKVKSVLSSPSK from the coding sequence ATGCTGTTTTTTTTCTTGCTTTGCGCCATAGGGATACTTGTCTGCAGCATATTCCATGACGCCTCTGTGGCGTTTTCAACGATTGAATGTGCATTAATTATACCAATGATTCTGATAGCGATTAGTTGGCGTAAAAATGCGTTAAAAAGATCACGTGGCAATGCCTCTATACCGATTAATCAAGGAGGCTTATCAGGCAATATTTTCGACGATGCGCCATTAGGCGTTATTGTGATTAATGACCTAAAGGTTACCGCATATAACAAAGCCAGCAAAAAGATTGCGGGGAGCGCTTTGGCTGTGGGGAAAAGCATACTGGCGATAATCGCCAAGGATAAACAAGAAGACTTTAAAACCGCCATTTACAGCGCAGCTGCAAATACTGTGGAGGCAGCCACTTTGGAATTGCCGCTATCCAGTAAGGAAAACGGCTTTGTTGTCGTGTATTTCCATAAGTTTCAAGCAAGCGGCGCTACAAGCGTTATTCTTTATGTTATAGACAGCACAGAGCGCAGGCAGCTGGAGCAAAAGGTTTCTCAATCGCAAAAGATGCAAGCTGTCGGCACGCTCGCTGGTGGTATTGCTCATGATTTTAACAATCTGCTGACGGCAATAATTGGCTATTGCGATTTGCTTTTGGCAAGGTTTTTGCCAAGCGATCAGTCTTTTAATGACATCATGCAGATAAAGCAAAACTCAAGCAGGGCTGCCAATCTTATCAAGCAGTTGTTGGCATTTTCACGCCAGCAAACGCTTCAGCCAACTACCATCGATGTCATAACTCAATTATCTGAATTAAGCATGCTTTTGAAGCGCCTTATCGGACCAAAGATTTCCTTGGCGCTGAACAGCGAAGCTAATTTCAACGGAGGCATTCAGATTGATAAAACCCAGTTCGAGCAGGTGGTAATAAATCTTGCGGTCAACGCTAGGGATGCTATGTCGGATGGGGGAACTTTGACTATTACGGTTAGAAATGCTGTTTTGGATAGTGCTGTTGACGGTACAGTTGAAGTGATCCCCGCCGGTCAGTACGTCCTGATAGAAGTAAAAGATACGGGCTTAGGTATACCTCGCGAGCATATTTCCCATATGTTTGAGCCGTTTTTTTCCACTAAAGCCAAAGGAGCTGGCACTGGCCTGGGTCTTTCAACGGTATATGGCATAGTAAAGCAAGCGGACGGCTTTATTTCCGTTAAAAGTCAGGTTAAGGAAGGCTCTGCTTTTTACCTATACTTCCCGTATCATCAGCTGTCGCAGGAGGCGGATTCAAGCCAAGCCGCATCTAATAAGAGCGTGTTTGACCTTACTGGTTTAGGTAAGATTCTGCTGATAGAGGATGAAGACGCGGTCAGGTTGTTTACATCAAGAGCCTTGCGAGATAAAGGGTATCAGGTGCTTGAAGCCTCAGATGGGGTCAAAGGCCTTGAGTTGCTTAAAGGTAATCCGTATGTGAGGTTAGTTATCAGCGATGTGATTATGCCAGTTATAGACGGCTTAGAATTCCTGAATCAGGTTAGGGGCGTTATGAAACTAAGCGTAGATATTCTGTTCATCTCAGGCTATGTAGAAGAGGCCTTTAGGACAAGATTAACGCACGAAAGCAAGGCCCATTTCTTGCAAAAACCCTTTGGTATTCAGGAATTAGCCGCCAAAGTGAAAAGCGTGTTGAGCTCACCCTCCAAATAA
- the pgsA gene encoding CDP-diacylglycerol--glycerol-3-phosphate 3-phosphatidyltransferase: MIPNALTLFRILSIPAIVVCLYVRGSFASWCAAILFMLSCLTDFLDGFIARRWGQVSRLGKLLDPIADKLLVVSTILMLVEIGKIHGLELIPAIIVVMREILISGVREYLATVDKELPVSKLSKCKTLVQMVSMTLLILADVPLGSCVHEIHQLGIISLWCAALITAVSGVGHLTAGLSCIFSEKSK, translated from the coding sequence TTGATCCCCAACGCTTTAACATTATTTCGCATTCTGTCGATACCGGCTATAGTCGTTTGCCTTTATGTACGCGGCAGTTTTGCAAGCTGGTGCGCCGCGATCCTGTTTATGCTGTCTTGCTTGACAGATTTCTTGGACGGCTTTATCGCCAGGCGTTGGGGGCAAGTGTCAAGGCTCGGTAAGCTTTTGGACCCGATTGCCGATAAGTTGCTAGTCGTCTCAACCATTCTTATGCTAGTAGAGATCGGCAAAATACACGGCCTTGAGCTGATCCCCGCGATAATAGTAGTTATGCGAGAGATATTGATCTCTGGCGTAAGAGAATACTTAGCTACGGTCGATAAAGAGCTTCCTGTAAGCAAGCTGTCCAAATGCAAAACACTTGTGCAAATGGTCTCTATGACTCTGCTTATATTGGCGGACGTTCCACTGGGCAGCTGTGTTCATGAGATACATCAGCTTGGAATCATAAGCCTGTGGTGTGCTGCGCTTATAACGGCAGTAAGCGGAGTTGGTCATTTAACGGCTGGCTTATCTTGTATCTTTTCAGAAAAATCTAAATAA
- a CDS encoding MFS transporter, with amino-acid sequence MKNIKSWVTWSIANVFYLYEVVLRVSPSVMTDDLMYHYGITTSILGMMVSCFYYSYVTLQVPCGLILDKLGPKNLIGSSIILSVLGSVMFVWTDSVFTAQCGRFLVGAGASCAFISSMQIASTVFPIKHFPIFAGITNMMGTFGALCSGFPTAKLVNAIGWREAILFLSIIGAILAVLAFALLPKAIRIPENTGIQKSFGSIFKKIIKNKQIILSGMVGGFMYLPVSVFSELWAVPFFIAKHQVNNELASFATSALFIGFAIGSIPVAIIARKFGGYMKTIRFSAICTAVLFIALMYSQNLYTSFAIVFLIGVFTAAEVLVFTCAKNNASVRHSGTAIALANALVMLAGSIFQPVFGVLLDLFWTGGLSTSGVRLYDISCYHKAILTLPICLVISFVMSVFIKETINQEHIS; translated from the coding sequence ATGAAAAACATTAAATCCTGGGTTACATGGAGTATTGCTAACGTATTCTATCTATACGAGGTAGTGCTGCGCGTTTCGCCTAGCGTCATGACCGACGACCTGATGTATCACTATGGCATTACAACCAGCATCCTTGGCATGATGGTGTCTTGCTTTTACTATTCGTACGTTACTCTGCAAGTTCCATGTGGCCTTATACTTGACAAACTTGGGCCAAAGAATCTGATAGGGTCGTCAATAATTTTGTCCGTTTTGGGGTCGGTTATGTTTGTTTGGACTGACAGTGTGTTTACCGCTCAGTGTGGTCGTTTTTTGGTAGGCGCCGGGGCGTCTTGCGCGTTTATATCCAGCATGCAAATCGCGTCTACTGTCTTTCCGATTAAGCATTTCCCCATATTTGCGGGAATAACAAACATGATGGGCACGTTTGGGGCTCTGTGCAGCGGTTTTCCAACTGCTAAGCTGGTGAACGCCATTGGATGGAGAGAGGCAATATTGTTTCTTTCGATTATAGGGGCGATCTTGGCCGTGTTGGCATTCGCACTGCTACCTAAGGCGATAAGGATACCAGAGAATACTGGCATACAGAAATCTTTCGGGTCTATCTTTAAAAAGATCATAAAGAATAAGCAGATCATTCTATCAGGCATGGTCGGAGGGTTCATGTATCTTCCGGTCTCGGTATTTTCCGAGCTTTGGGCCGTACCGTTTTTTATAGCCAAGCACCAAGTTAACAATGAGCTGGCTTCTTTTGCGACTTCGGCACTTTTTATAGGGTTTGCCATCGGCAGCATTCCGGTAGCCATTATTGCCAGGAAGTTTGGCGGTTATATGAAAACCATCCGTTTTTCAGCCATTTGCACCGCGGTTCTGTTCATCGCATTAATGTACTCGCAAAATTTATATACCTCCTTTGCAATAGTATTCTTAATAGGTGTATTTACAGCTGCGGAGGTTCTGGTTTTCACGTGTGCGAAGAACAATGCGTCTGTGCGGCATTCTGGGACTGCAATTGCGCTGGCCAATGCGCTGGTAATGCTGGCTGGATCGATTTTTCAGCCGGTGTTCGGCGTGCTGTTAGATTTGTTCTGGACAGGCGGCCTGTCCACATCGGGCGTAAGGCTGTATGACATATCCTGTTACCACAAAGCTATTTTAACGCTGCCGATTTGTTTGGTCATATCATTCGTCATGTCGGTCTTTATTAAAGAAACCATAAATCAAGAGCACATAAGCTGA
- the uvrC gene encoding excinuclease ABC subunit UvrC yields the protein MTLAGLSNLKRFIEQAPRCPGVYKMISQENEIIYIGKAKNIRNRIKSYYQFDALPKRLQLMVSMIEKVKFETTANELEALFLEASLITKHVPRFNVLLKTPKNYNYIAVTKHKYPRIAKFRESESGQDSRRFGPYYSGREAAMVLDFLTSAFKVRTCTDRAFSLRTRPCLKYHIKRCSAPCCSRISEAEYAENVRSIVKFLGGQSFSLRSELSAKMLMASNNFRFEEAAVYRDQIRLLTKIQTVQNICININVSLDVLGLALSAVGCCVQVNAYRHGELSHNEAYFINISENDLTKQYSPAFILAEFIKQYYQSCEAPDLILTSHEPQDLLLLKQFVGQRAGRLVKIQTPKLGSKRSIVMAAVIKAQDSLSNKKPDLKDDAAIADLLSQMLGISDLNRIEIYDNSHIQGTFAYGAMVIYEIGKGFNKSSYRLFKMQEKRGDDCAMMGDMLMRRFSGSLKEEMPSLIILDGGKGQLSAVQTRLKESCSDVKMISIAKGIKRNAGDETIYYEGRALEVSKNSPLMYFLQRLRDEAHRFAISSHRKARGRNAHKSVLDDVPGIGSKRHRDLLAYFGSVENILAASAADLSKVGGIGKELAENIFKYLRKADKD from the coding sequence GTGACTTTAGCTGGGCTTTCGAACTTAAAACGCTTTATTGAGCAAGCACCAAGATGTCCAGGTGTTTATAAGATGATCTCGCAAGAAAATGAGATCATTTATATAGGCAAGGCTAAAAACATTAGAAACCGCATCAAGAGCTATTACCAATTTGATGCTTTGCCAAAGCGGCTTCAATTAATGGTCTCGATGATAGAAAAAGTCAAGTTCGAGACAACCGCAAATGAACTTGAAGCGCTGTTCTTAGAAGCAAGCCTTATAACCAAGCACGTCCCCAGATTCAACGTTCTGCTGAAAACCCCCAAAAACTATAACTACATCGCGGTTACCAAGCATAAATATCCGCGTATTGCTAAATTCAGAGAAAGCGAGAGCGGGCAAGATTCTCGGAGATTTGGGCCGTACTATTCCGGCAGAGAAGCCGCCATGGTACTGGATTTCTTGACTTCGGCGTTTAAGGTCAGAACATGTACCGACAGGGCGTTTTCTTTAAGAACCAGGCCTTGCCTGAAATACCATATCAAGCGTTGCTCAGCGCCTTGTTGCAGCCGGATATCAGAGGCTGAATACGCCGAAAACGTCCGCAGCATCGTTAAATTCCTAGGCGGCCAGAGTTTTAGCCTGAGATCAGAGCTGAGCGCCAAGATGCTTATGGCAAGCAATAATTTCAGGTTTGAAGAAGCCGCGGTTTACAGAGACCAAATAAGACTTTTAACCAAAATTCAGACCGTCCAGAACATCTGCATAAACATAAATGTGTCGTTAGATGTGCTGGGGTTGGCGCTTTCTGCGGTTGGTTGCTGCGTTCAGGTTAACGCCTATCGCCACGGGGAGCTTAGCCACAACGAAGCATACTTTATAAATATCTCGGAAAACGATCTAACCAAGCAGTACTCGCCCGCATTCATATTGGCCGAGTTTATTAAGCAATACTATCAATCGTGCGAAGCGCCAGATTTAATCCTGACCTCGCATGAGCCGCAAGATCTGCTTTTGCTAAAGCAATTCGTTGGCCAAAGGGCCGGGCGTTTAGTTAAAATACAAACCCCAAAACTTGGCAGTAAGCGCAGTATTGTCATGGCCGCGGTTATCAAAGCTCAGGACAGTCTGTCCAACAAAAAGCCAGATCTTAAAGACGACGCGGCGATTGCCGATCTGTTGAGTCAAATGTTGGGTATATCGGACCTTAACCGCATAGAAATATACGACAACAGTCATATCCAAGGGACTTTTGCCTATGGGGCTATGGTCATTTATGAGATTGGTAAAGGATTCAATAAAAGCTCATACAGATTATTCAAAATGCAGGAAAAGCGCGGGGATGACTGCGCCATGATGGGCGATATGTTGATGCGCAGGTTTTCAGGCTCGTTGAAAGAAGAAATGCCGAGTTTGATTATCTTAGACGGGGGGAAAGGCCAGCTTAGCGCTGTGCAAACAAGGCTTAAAGAAAGCTGTAGTGACGTTAAGATGATATCGATCGCCAAAGGTATAAAGCGTAATGCTGGGGACGAGACGATATATTACGAAGGCCGCGCGCTTGAGGTCAGCAAAAACTCACCGCTTATGTACTTCTTACAGCGGCTGCGAGACGAGGCGCATAGGTTCGCAATCTCCTCACACAGAAAAGCTCGAGGGCGTAATGCCCATAAATCTGTGCTGGACGACGTCCCCGGCATAGGCAGTAAGCGTCATCGCGACTTACTTGCCTATTTTGGTTCGGTCGAGAATATACTGGCGGCCAGCGCCGCTGATCTGTCAAAAGTTGGCGGTATAGGTAAGGAGCTGGCGGAAAATATCTTTAAATACCTTCGCAAAGCTGATAAAGATTAG
- the metG gene encoding methionine--tRNA ligase, whose amino-acid sequence MKNHFYITTPIYYVNDVPHIGHAYTSLAADVIARFKRMDGFQVKLLTGTDEHGQKIARAAEKQKMLPQAFCDKVSQNFRNLTKALNLSNDDFIRTTEPRHITSAQAMWQKLEESGNIYKGTYSGWYSTRDEAFVSNDEVKDGLAPSGAPVEWMEEVSYFFKLSAWQDKLLEFYKANPNFIAPKSRRNEIISFVESELKDLSISRCSISWGIPIPGDSKHVMYVWIDALANYISALGYPQINEEFSAFWSQSLHLVGKDIIRFHAVYWPAFLMAAGLDPPKRIFAHGWWTNDGQKISKSLGNAIDPYDLVNKYGLDQVRYFLMRNMPFGEDGNFSDALITGRINHDLANDLGNTVQRVLTLVSKFCSGGTSYNEANLTPDDEALVHAGYKRIDEIRNIMDEMAFEQALRAIWGFIYDTNKYIDIQAPWALAKTDTKRLETVLAVLTESVFLTALYIKPFMPDTADKICNALNVGSDLRLYKSISVIKSFSGPFAKPEALFPRVQDVTS is encoded by the coding sequence ATGAAAAATCATTTCTACATCACGACGCCGATATACTATGTCAACGACGTGCCGCACATAGGGCATGCCTATACCTCGCTTGCCGCGGACGTAATTGCCAGGTTTAAAAGAATGGACGGCTTTCAGGTTAAGCTCCTGACCGGCACTGATGAGCATGGCCAAAAAATAGCCAGAGCCGCCGAGAAGCAAAAAATGCTTCCTCAAGCGTTTTGCGACAAAGTGTCACAGAACTTTCGCAATCTTACCAAAGCCCTCAATCTGAGTAACGATGACTTTATAAGAACAACTGAGCCAAGGCACATAACCTCGGCCCAAGCTATGTGGCAAAAGCTTGAGGAAAGCGGCAACATTTACAAAGGAACATACTCCGGCTGGTACAGCACGCGAGACGAAGCCTTTGTCAGCAACGACGAAGTGAAGGATGGTCTTGCCCCCTCTGGTGCCCCAGTGGAATGGATGGAGGAAGTTAGCTATTTTTTCAAGCTGTCCGCCTGGCAGGATAAACTTTTAGAGTTTTACAAAGCTAACCCAAACTTCATTGCACCAAAGTCGCGCCGAAATGAAATTATCAGTTTCGTGGAGTCTGAGCTGAAAGATCTGTCGATTTCTCGATGTTCAATCTCATGGGGAATTCCGATTCCTGGCGACAGTAAGCATGTGATGTATGTATGGATTGATGCGCTGGCCAACTATATTTCGGCGCTGGGATACCCTCAAATCAATGAAGAGTTTAGTGCATTTTGGTCGCAGTCGTTGCATTTGGTTGGAAAGGACATAATCAGGTTCCATGCAGTCTATTGGCCGGCTTTTCTTATGGCCGCAGGGCTTGATCCGCCTAAAAGGATATTTGCGCATGGGTGGTGGACCAATGATGGGCAGAAGATTTCCAAATCTCTTGGCAATGCGATCGATCCTTATGATCTAGTAAACAAATATGGCTTGGATCAGGTGCGATATTTCTTGATGCGGAACATGCCATTTGGCGAAGACGGCAATTTTTCCGACGCCTTGATCACAGGGCGCATTAATCACGATTTAGCCAATGACCTTGGTAATACGGTTCAGCGAGTACTTACCCTTGTAAGTAAGTTTTGCTCTGGCGGCACGTCCTATAACGAAGCTAATTTGACCCCTGACGACGAGGCCCTGGTACACGCGGGATATAAGCGTATCGACGAGATTCGTAATATAATGGATGAAATGGCGTTTGAGCAAGCGCTTAGGGCAATCTGGGGCTTCATATATGATACGAATAAATATATAGACATTCAGGCCCCTTGGGCATTGGCCAAAACTGATACTAAGCGACTGGAAACAGTTCTTGCGGTACTAACAGAGTCTGTATTTTTAACGGCGCTTTATATAAAGCCTTTTATGCCAGATACCGCCGATAAAATCTGTAATGCCCTTAACGTAGGCTCTGATTTGCGCTTATACAAAAGCATTAGCGTTATTAAAAGCTTCAGCGGGCCATTCGCTAAACCAGAAGCGCTGTTTCCCAGAGTACAAGACGTTACATCATAG
- a CDS encoding ComEC/Rec2 family competence protein — translation MRSLSLYHALWNNLIEEKRRWFCWLPLFVGVGVIIAVCQEKAPYCLAAIISVTCLFIIKRLYLESFVILAATIAGFLAAEMRNHLAFEVNDSLSLSCKVRINSIDHSSNSTAITAVIEELPDDEDAPAALLHSKIKITAKGRIRDLMVKDDRLLPQSLAKVNAMLFPLRQPQYYGDFDSRQIAVLRGISANGVLFLPPKVISYSASRPTALIYKIRSAINAYFKRHLDHDQYTIACALITGDPLVNQNIRNSFANAGMVHILAISGLHMCIFGGVIFTVFRWIFAMIPVVALRYNTKKIAAVISLIAATAYLFISGNKIPATRALVAYLIVIFGVLADRKPLSMRSLAIAAALIVLFAPESIFLPGFQMSFAATATLIATYEAKFIKNFFNRTREKQTSKLGIYILSTVCSTTAASLSVIPFTVNSFNMLTLNSIPSNVLAIPLVGFVIIPGLTFVLAFCWWPAAANVGFYVVNWSLAQLANIANFVSDLPGSQIICPTPTKATLSIFTLSFLWLIIWQRKWRIVGLLGIILSLGLYAMSPKLCLFINSDGRAFAIRSGDTIVVNTKMRARNTIKHWALSVGCNKIEKQIRDYFLLNAGKLLLIPHDSDISDDTLSSMLPKVELLIDLRPHPNVLAERKITTQLLRESGSLGVYEKPLRAIDAAGHNVSLD, via the coding sequence TTGCGCAGCTTATCACTTTATCACGCCTTGTGGAACAATCTGATAGAAGAGAAGCGACGCTGGTTTTGCTGGCTGCCGCTTTTTGTTGGAGTCGGCGTAATTATTGCCGTTTGCCAGGAAAAAGCGCCTTATTGCTTGGCGGCAATAATTTCTGTCACATGCCTGTTTATCATTAAAAGGCTTTACCTTGAGTCATTTGTAATCTTAGCGGCAACCATCGCTGGCTTTTTAGCAGCAGAAATGCGTAACCACCTTGCTTTTGAGGTTAATGATTCCCTTTCACTGTCATGTAAAGTCAGGATAAACAGCATAGATCATTCCTCTAACAGTACGGCAATAACCGCCGTGATAGAGGAATTACCAGACGATGAAGATGCGCCAGCTGCTCTGCTGCATTCCAAAATCAAGATAACAGCTAAGGGACGTATTCGTGACCTGATGGTTAAGGACGACAGGCTGTTGCCACAAAGTCTGGCAAAGGTTAACGCTATGCTGTTTCCCCTTCGGCAACCGCAGTATTACGGTGATTTTGACAGCCGACAGATTGCCGTCCTCAGGGGTATCAGCGCAAACGGCGTACTATTCTTACCGCCTAAAGTAATATCTTACTCAGCCAGCAGGCCGACGGCGCTGATTTACAAAATAAGATCGGCTATCAACGCCTATTTCAAACGTCACCTAGATCATGATCAGTACACAATCGCCTGCGCTTTGATTACTGGGGATCCGCTGGTGAACCAGAACATAAGAAACAGCTTTGCTAATGCTGGAATGGTGCACATTTTGGCGATATCTGGCCTTCACATGTGCATTTTTGGCGGCGTGATATTTACAGTTTTCAGGTGGATTTTTGCCATGATTCCGGTCGTCGCGCTTAGATATAATACCAAAAAGATTGCTGCAGTAATTTCGCTTATTGCAGCGACGGCGTATTTGTTTATATCTGGTAATAAAATCCCTGCCACAAGGGCGCTGGTCGCGTATTTAATCGTGATTTTTGGTGTACTGGCAGACCGTAAACCTCTGTCAATGAGGTCGCTGGCCATTGCTGCCGCCCTTATCGTACTTTTTGCGCCTGAATCAATTTTTCTGCCTGGTTTTCAGATGTCATTTGCAGCAACCGCAACGCTGATAGCAACGTACGAGGCCAAGTTTATCAAGAACTTCTTTAACCGCACCCGTGAAAAACAAACGTCCAAATTGGGCATTTATATTCTGTCGACGGTCTGTTCGACAACAGCCGCATCCCTAAGTGTTATTCCGTTTACGGTTAATTCCTTCAACATGCTTACGTTGAACAGCATACCTTCGAATGTTTTGGCCATTCCATTGGTTGGGTTTGTCATTATTCCTGGCCTGACGTTTGTGCTTGCATTTTGTTGGTGGCCAGCGGCAGCCAATGTTGGCTTCTACGTTGTTAATTGGTCACTTGCGCAGTTAGCGAACATCGCTAATTTTGTATCAGATCTGCCCGGATCACAAATCATTTGCCCAACGCCAACAAAAGCTACTCTGTCAATTTTTACCCTTTCGTTCCTATGGCTTATTATATGGCAACGAAAATGGCGAATTGTTGGTTTACTGGGTATTATCTTATCGCTTGGACTGTATGCTATGTCGCCTAAGCTATGCTTATTTATAAACAGCGACGGCCGGGCTTTTGCCATACGCTCTGGCGATACCATAGTCGTTAATACCAAAATGCGTGCCAGGAATACAATAAAACACTGGGCGCTTAGCGTTGGGTGCAACAAAATTGAAAAACAAATCCGAGATTATTTTTTGCTGAATGCTGGCAAGCTGCTGCTTATTCCGCATGATTCAGATATATCAGACGATACGCTGTCCAGTATGCTGCCTAAGGTAGAGCTGCTGATCGATCTAAGGCCTCACCCTAACGTTCTAGCTGAACGCAAAATAACTACACAGCTTCTTCGAGAATCTGGCAGCTTAGGGGTGTATGAAAAACCGCTAAGAGCGATCGATGCGGCCGGCCATAACGTATCTTTGGATTAA
- a CDS encoding acyl-CoA thioesterase: MVQDFYEKELLSKVIAMPANTNPSGNIFGGWIMSLMDIAAGSLAGRIAKGTVVTKAVKDLTFDHPILVGDEVSVYGSVTRIGKTSITLDVEVSIRHASDEEVHRAVYGSFIMVAVDEKRRPRQITDSKLRGPYCSVVNGFSQLVYS, encoded by the coding sequence TTGGTACAAGACTTTTACGAAAAAGAGCTGCTCTCTAAAGTTATTGCTATGCCGGCCAATACTAACCCAAGCGGGAACATATTTGGCGGCTGGATAATGTCGCTTATGGACATTGCGGCAGGAAGCCTGGCTGGACGTATAGCCAAAGGAACCGTAGTTACCAAGGCGGTCAAAGACCTAACCTTTGATCACCCAATATTAGTGGGGGACGAAGTATCGGTCTATGGCTCGGTTACGCGTATAGGAAAGACGTCAATTACGCTTGATGTAGAGGTCAGTATCCGTCACGCCTCAGATGAAGAGGTTCATCGGGCAGTCTATGGATCTTTTATCATGGTGGCAGTAGATGAAAAACGCAGGCCCAGGCAGATAACCGACAGCAAACTGAGGGGGCCTTATTGCTCTGTAGTAAACGGGTTTTCCCAACTCGTATACTCGTAA